The following coding sequences lie in one Desulfobotulus pelophilus genomic window:
- the nadB gene encoding L-aspartate oxidase has product MRIHSDFLVLGSGVAGLMFALKVAEHGQVAVVTKSEISESNTVRAQGGVASVFSDRDSFELHIKDTLESGAGLCDPEVTDMVVRNGPERIRELMDMGVQFSQTDGDHLDLGREGGHSEKRIVHALDMTGWEIESVLVARVKSHPRIRVYEHHIAIDFLTHARGIRRGLVVTSHEERCCGAYVLDIASDRVCTFTAAVTLLATGGAGKVYPYTSNPDVATGDGVAMAYRAGASVANLEFVQFHPTCLYHPEAKNFLISEAVRGEGGILRNARGEAFMERYSPLKDLACRDVVARAIDTELKRTGDSSAFLDISHRDEDFVRRRFPNLYARCMNFGIDMTNDPIPVVPAAHYMCGGVATDLSGRTDISCLYAVGETACTGLHGANRLASNSLLEALVYAHRAAENAIAGYGGQPLPEDLPDWDEMGTTDSDEAVMVAHNWDEIRMFMWNYVGIVRSDKRLARARRRIDNIQREIQEYYWNFRVTSDLIELRNIALVAELIIRSAQRRKESRGLHFSIDFPDRDDKKWGQNTVLKRSSRT; this is encoded by the coding sequence CCGGGCGCAGGGAGGCGTGGCCTCGGTTTTTTCGGATAGGGATTCCTTTGAGTTGCATATAAAAGATACCCTGGAATCCGGGGCTGGGCTCTGTGATCCTGAGGTGACGGATATGGTGGTTCGCAACGGGCCGGAACGCATCCGTGAACTGATGGATATGGGCGTTCAATTCAGCCAGACCGACGGAGATCATCTGGATCTGGGGCGGGAAGGCGGCCACTCAGAGAAACGTATTGTGCATGCTCTGGATATGACGGGCTGGGAAATTGAGTCCGTTCTTGTGGCAAGGGTGAAGTCCCACCCCAGAATTCGGGTATATGAACATCATATAGCCATTGATTTTCTGACCCACGCCAGGGGGATTCGGAGGGGCCTTGTGGTCACCAGCCATGAGGAACGTTGCTGCGGTGCCTATGTGCTGGATATTGCCTCGGACAGGGTCTGCACCTTCACGGCTGCCGTCACCCTTCTGGCCACAGGCGGAGCCGGTAAGGTTTACCCGTATACCAGCAATCCGGATGTGGCCACAGGGGATGGTGTGGCCATGGCCTATCGTGCCGGGGCTTCCGTTGCCAACCTGGAGTTTGTGCAGTTTCATCCCACCTGTTTGTATCATCCGGAAGCCAAAAATTTTTTGATTTCGGAAGCTGTGCGTGGAGAAGGCGGCATTTTGCGTAATGCCAGAGGCGAAGCCTTTATGGAGCGCTATTCGCCCCTGAAGGATCTTGCTTGCAGGGATGTGGTGGCCAGAGCCATCGATACGGAACTTAAACGAACAGGTGACAGCTCGGCCTTTTTGGACATTAGCCACAGGGATGAAGACTTTGTCCGCAGGCGTTTCCCCAATCTCTACGCCCGTTGTATGAATTTTGGTATTGATATGACAAACGATCCCATTCCGGTGGTGCCTGCTGCCCATTATATGTGCGGCGGTGTGGCAACGGATCTTTCGGGACGGACGGATATTTCCTGCCTGTATGCCGTGGGAGAAACCGCCTGTACGGGGCTTCACGGTGCCAACCGTCTGGCCAGCAATTCCCTTTTGGAAGCCCTTGTATATGCCCACAGGGCAGCGGAAAATGCCATAGCAGGATATGGGGGGCAGCCCCTTCCGGAGGATTTGCCCGATTGGGATGAAATGGGCACCACAGACAGTGACGAGGCTGTGATGGTGGCCCATAACTGGGATGAAATCCGTATGTTCATGTGGAATTATGTGGGCATCGTACGATCGGACAAGCGACTGGCAAGGGCAAGGCGGAGAATTGATAACATACAGAGGGAAATACAGGAATATTACTGGAATTTCCGTGTGACATCAGATCTGATTGAGCTGCGCAACATTGCCCTTGTGGCGGAACTGATCATTCGTAGTGCCCAGCGCCGTAAGGAAAGCCGGGGGCTGCATTTTTCCATCGATTTTCCTGATCGGGATGATAAAAAATGGGGGCAGAATACGGTTCTGAAACGAAGCAGCCGAACATGA
- the ubiE gene encoding bifunctional demethylmenaquinone methyltransferase/2-methoxy-6-polyprenyl-1,4-benzoquinol methylase UbiE: MKNKEIPFVQSMFDAIAPRYDFLNRLLSLRQDTLWRRRAVRSLQLPEKGRVLDVACGTGDVAMEVIRQHPRAWVTGVDFSEKMLEIGREKIRVCGMGASIELKPANALHLPFEENSFDAITIAFGIRNIQDREKALDEFYRCLKPAGRLAVLELATPPEGPLRKLYLLYFKRILPLIGGLFSSNFAYTYLPDSVMAFPGPSDFAEKIQSRGFQNVAFRPFTLGVATLYTGQKPPIA; the protein is encoded by the coding sequence ATGAAAAATAAAGAAATTCCCTTTGTACAGAGTATGTTCGATGCCATTGCACCCCGGTACGATTTCCTGAACCGGCTCTTAAGTCTCCGCCAGGACACCCTGTGGCGACGCAGAGCCGTCCGTTCCCTCCAGCTGCCGGAAAAGGGCAGGGTACTGGATGTGGCCTGCGGTACTGGGGATGTGGCAATGGAAGTAATCCGCCAGCACCCCAGAGCATGGGTTACTGGCGTGGACTTTTCCGAAAAGATGCTGGAAATCGGTCGGGAAAAAATCAGGGTCTGCGGGATGGGAGCTTCCATCGAACTCAAGCCGGCCAATGCCCTGCACCTGCCCTTTGAAGAAAACAGCTTTGATGCCATTACCATTGCCTTTGGTATCCGAAACATTCAGGACAGAGAAAAAGCTCTGGACGAATTTTATCGTTGCCTGAAACCCGCCGGAAGGCTCGCGGTACTGGAGCTGGCCACTCCCCCTGAAGGCCCCCTCAGAAAACTGTATCTGCTCTATTTTAAACGCATTCTGCCCCTTATCGGCGGGCTGTTCTCCAGCAATTTTGCCTACACCTATCTTCCGGACTCTGTCATGGCCTTTCCAGGCCCTTCGGACTTTGCAGAGAAAATCCAAAGCAGAGGGTTTCAAAATGTAGCCTTCCGACCATTCACTCTGGGGGTAGCCACCCTCTATACGGGGCAGAAACCGCCCATAGCATAA